The following proteins are encoded in a genomic region of Montipora foliosa isolate CH-2021 chromosome 8, ASM3666993v2, whole genome shotgun sequence:
- the LOC138012753 gene encoding uncharacterized protein isoform X3: MYPSLSGEQEERTYLQAQMRPRYVAYEVEKQDNSVLRRNPTVQNAPRFMEKEYPSLSGEQEECTYLVAEIKKRMRPRYAAYEVEKLDNSEHGGNPTVQNAPRFMEKEFNGVQVSNLFSSPSYFTCEEEEEEEEDDDDDDDDDDDDDDEEEEEEEEEDDALPRPNLPLYSFSSELQTPVFQTRKLKDSESQTIDTPLPNVTDHIGSWAFQPNRLDQSVALSHGDAVNCSSCPLHCPRTCHETQGVFPQLNTFREKQRPGVIMVPVSRNNIDESVVTHVPLQPGDDSDEREQRYFRKTMDKTKTRYALTESEWENMAIRNFPGGGRLLGGDWTRIFHSKLKQSNPWCNIRFRNNHVRSKNSRKWQSAPFFRGSGECKRPECGIKLKFFIQEEKGKYLEVEYIGDVCHKSSL; this comes from the exons ATG TATCCAAGTCTTTCTGGAGAACAAGAAGAACGTACCTATCTTCAGGCTCAGATGCGGCCTCGTTATGTTGCTTATGAAGTCGAGAAACAAGACAACTCAGTACTCAGAAGAAACCCAACCGTCCAAAATGCACCTCGCTTTATGGAGAAAGAG TATCCAAGTCTTTCTGGAGAACAAGAAGAATGTACCTATCTTGTGGCTGAGATAAAAAAAAGGATGCGGCCTCGTTACGCTGCTTATGAAGTCGAGAAACTAGACAACTCAGAACACGGAGGAAACCCAACCGTCCAAAATGCACCTCGCTTTATGGAGAAAGAG TTTAATGGCGTCCAGGTCAGTAACCTTTTTTCTTCACCTTCTTATTTCACttgtgaagaagaagaagaagaagaagaagacgacgacgacgacgacgacgacgacgacgacgacgacgacgaagaagaagaagaagaagaagaagaagacgatgCATTACCTCGTCCCAATCTGCCTCTTTACAGTTTCAGTTCTGAGCTCCAAACGCCAGTCTTTCAAACGAGAAAGCTCAAAGATAGTGAATCACAGACGATTGACACCCCCTTGCCAAATGTTACTGATCACATAGGTTCCTGGGCATTCCAACCGAACAGATTGGACCAGTCTGTAGCATTGTCACACGGCGATGCAGTAAATTGCTCCTCGTGTCCCTTACACTGCCCTCGTACCTGTCACGAGACTCAAGGTGTTTTTCCACAGCTCAACACTTTTCGTGAGAAACAGCGCCCAGGCGTCATTATGGTCCCTGTGAGTCGCAACAACATAGACGAATCAGTGGTCACCCATGTACCCTTACAG CCCGGAGATGACTCTGATGAGAGAGAACAGAGGTATTTTCGCAAGACCATGGACAAGACAAAGACAAGATACGCTCTTACTGAATCTGAGTGGGAAAATATGGCTATCAGGAATTTCCCAGGCGGAGGGCGTTTGCTGGGTGGGGACTGGACAAGGATCTTCCACTCTAAACTGAAACAGAGCAACCCATGGTGCAATATACGCTTCAGGAATAATCACGTGAGGTCGAAAAACTCGCGTAAGTGGCAATCAGCGCCGTTCTTCCGAGGATCTGGGGAATGTAAGCGCCCTGAGTGTGGCATTAAGTTGAAATTCTTCATCCAGGAGGAGAAAGGAAAGTATCTTGAAGTCGAGTATATTGGCGATGTTTGCCACAAATCTAGTCTGTGA
- the LOC138012753 gene encoding uncharacterized protein isoform X2 codes for MSYLNELPLNYPLMAYQTENSWKLQYPSLSGEQEERTYLQAQMRPRYVAYEVEKQDNSVLRRNPTVQNAPRFMEKEYPSLSGEQEECTYLVAEIKKRMRPRYAAYEVEKLDNSEHGGNPTVQNAPRFMEKEFNGVQVSNLFSSPSYFTCEEEEEEEEDDDDDDDDDDDDDDEEEEEEEEEDDALPRPNLPLYSFSSELQTPVFQTRKLKDSESQTIDTPLPNVTDHIGSWAFQPNRLDQSVALSHGDAVNCSSCPLHCPRTCHETQGVFPQLNTFREKQRPGVIMVPVSRNNIDESVVTHVPLQPGDDSDEREQRYFRKTMDKTKTRYALTESEWENMAIRNFPGGGRLLGGDWTRIFHSKLKQSNPWCNIRFRNNHVRSKNSRKWQSAPFFRGSGECKRPECGIKLKFFIQEEKGKYLEVEYIGDVCHKSSL; via the exons TATCCAAGTCTTTCTGGAGAACAAGAAGAACGTACCTATCTTCAGGCTCAGATGCGGCCTCGTTATGTTGCTTATGAAGTCGAGAAACAAGACAACTCAGTACTCAGAAGAAACCCAACCGTCCAAAATGCACCTCGCTTTATGGAGAAAGAG TATCCAAGTCTTTCTGGAGAACAAGAAGAATGTACCTATCTTGTGGCTGAGATAAAAAAAAGGATGCGGCCTCGTTACGCTGCTTATGAAGTCGAGAAACTAGACAACTCAGAACACGGAGGAAACCCAACCGTCCAAAATGCACCTCGCTTTATGGAGAAAGAG TTTAATGGCGTCCAGGTCAGTAACCTTTTTTCTTCACCTTCTTATTTCACttgtgaagaagaagaagaagaagaagaagacgacgacgacgacgacgacgacgacgacgacgacgacgacgaagaagaagaagaagaagaagaagaagacgatgCATTACCTCGTCCCAATCTGCCTCTTTACAGTTTCAGTTCTGAGCTCCAAACGCCAGTCTTTCAAACGAGAAAGCTCAAAGATAGTGAATCACAGACGATTGACACCCCCTTGCCAAATGTTACTGATCACATAGGTTCCTGGGCATTCCAACCGAACAGATTGGACCAGTCTGTAGCATTGTCACACGGCGATGCAGTAAATTGCTCCTCGTGTCCCTTACACTGCCCTCGTACCTGTCACGAGACTCAAGGTGTTTTTCCACAGCTCAACACTTTTCGTGAGAAACAGCGCCCAGGCGTCATTATGGTCCCTGTGAGTCGCAACAACATAGACGAATCAGTGGTCACCCATGTACCCTTACAG CCCGGAGATGACTCTGATGAGAGAGAACAGAGGTATTTTCGCAAGACCATGGACAAGACAAAGACAAGATACGCTCTTACTGAATCTGAGTGGGAAAATATGGCTATCAGGAATTTCCCAGGCGGAGGGCGTTTGCTGGGTGGGGACTGGACAAGGATCTTCCACTCTAAACTGAAACAGAGCAACCCATGGTGCAATATACGCTTCAGGAATAATCACGTGAGGTCGAAAAACTCGCGTAAGTGGCAATCAGCGCCGTTCTTCCGAGGATCTGGGGAATGTAAGCGCCCTGAGTGTGGCATTAAGTTGAAATTCTTCATCCAGGAGGAGAAAGGAAAGTATCTTGAAGTCGAGTATATTGGCGATGTTTGCCACAAATCTAGTCTGTGA
- the LOC138012753 gene encoding uncharacterized protein isoform X1, with protein MTFADTSTGMSYLNELPLNYPLMAYQTENSWKLQYPSLSGEQEERTYLQAQMRPRYVAYEVEKQDNSVLRRNPTVQNAPRFMEKEYPSLSGEQEECTYLVAEIKKRMRPRYAAYEVEKLDNSEHGGNPTVQNAPRFMEKEFNGVQVSNLFSSPSYFTCEEEEEEEEDDDDDDDDDDDDDDEEEEEEEEEDDALPRPNLPLYSFSSELQTPVFQTRKLKDSESQTIDTPLPNVTDHIGSWAFQPNRLDQSVALSHGDAVNCSSCPLHCPRTCHETQGVFPQLNTFREKQRPGVIMVPVSRNNIDESVVTHVPLQPGDDSDEREQRYFRKTMDKTKTRYALTESEWENMAIRNFPGGGRLLGGDWTRIFHSKLKQSNPWCNIRFRNNHVRSKNSRKWQSAPFFRGSGECKRPECGIKLKFFIQEEKGKYLEVEYIGDVCHKSSL; from the exons TATCCAAGTCTTTCTGGAGAACAAGAAGAACGTACCTATCTTCAGGCTCAGATGCGGCCTCGTTATGTTGCTTATGAAGTCGAGAAACAAGACAACTCAGTACTCAGAAGAAACCCAACCGTCCAAAATGCACCTCGCTTTATGGAGAAAGAG TATCCAAGTCTTTCTGGAGAACAAGAAGAATGTACCTATCTTGTGGCTGAGATAAAAAAAAGGATGCGGCCTCGTTACGCTGCTTATGAAGTCGAGAAACTAGACAACTCAGAACACGGAGGAAACCCAACCGTCCAAAATGCACCTCGCTTTATGGAGAAAGAG TTTAATGGCGTCCAGGTCAGTAACCTTTTTTCTTCACCTTCTTATTTCACttgtgaagaagaagaagaagaagaagaagacgacgacgacgacgacgacgacgacgacgacgacgacgacgaagaagaagaagaagaagaagaagaagacgatgCATTACCTCGTCCCAATCTGCCTCTTTACAGTTTCAGTTCTGAGCTCCAAACGCCAGTCTTTCAAACGAGAAAGCTCAAAGATAGTGAATCACAGACGATTGACACCCCCTTGCCAAATGTTACTGATCACATAGGTTCCTGGGCATTCCAACCGAACAGATTGGACCAGTCTGTAGCATTGTCACACGGCGATGCAGTAAATTGCTCCTCGTGTCCCTTACACTGCCCTCGTACCTGTCACGAGACTCAAGGTGTTTTTCCACAGCTCAACACTTTTCGTGAGAAACAGCGCCCAGGCGTCATTATGGTCCCTGTGAGTCGCAACAACATAGACGAATCAGTGGTCACCCATGTACCCTTACAG CCCGGAGATGACTCTGATGAGAGAGAACAGAGGTATTTTCGCAAGACCATGGACAAGACAAAGACAAGATACGCTCTTACTGAATCTGAGTGGGAAAATATGGCTATCAGGAATTTCCCAGGCGGAGGGCGTTTGCTGGGTGGGGACTGGACAAGGATCTTCCACTCTAAACTGAAACAGAGCAACCCATGGTGCAATATACGCTTCAGGAATAATCACGTGAGGTCGAAAAACTCGCGTAAGTGGCAATCAGCGCCGTTCTTCCGAGGATCTGGGGAATGTAAGCGCCCTGAGTGTGGCATTAAGTTGAAATTCTTCATCCAGGAGGAGAAAGGAAAGTATCTTGAAGTCGAGTATATTGGCGATGTTTGCCACAAATCTAGTCTGTGA
- the LOC138012753 gene encoding uncharacterized protein isoform X4 yields MRPRYVAYEVEKQDNSVLRRNPTVQNAPRFMEKEYPSLSGEQEECTYLVAEIKKRMRPRYAAYEVEKLDNSEHGGNPTVQNAPRFMEKEFNGVQVSNLFSSPSYFTCEEEEEEEEDDDDDDDDDDDDDDEEEEEEEEEDDALPRPNLPLYSFSSELQTPVFQTRKLKDSESQTIDTPLPNVTDHIGSWAFQPNRLDQSVALSHGDAVNCSSCPLHCPRTCHETQGVFPQLNTFREKQRPGVIMVPVSRNNIDESVVTHVPLQPGDDSDEREQRYFRKTMDKTKTRYALTESEWENMAIRNFPGGGRLLGGDWTRIFHSKLKQSNPWCNIRFRNNHVRSKNSRKWQSAPFFRGSGECKRPECGIKLKFFIQEEKGKYLEVEYIGDVCHKSSL; encoded by the exons ATGCGGCCTCGTTATGTTGCTTATGAAGTCGAGAAACAAGACAACTCAGTACTCAGAAGAAACCCAACCGTCCAAAATGCACCTCGCTTTATGGAGAAAGAG TATCCAAGTCTTTCTGGAGAACAAGAAGAATGTACCTATCTTGTGGCTGAGATAAAAAAAAGGATGCGGCCTCGTTACGCTGCTTATGAAGTCGAGAAACTAGACAACTCAGAACACGGAGGAAACCCAACCGTCCAAAATGCACCTCGCTTTATGGAGAAAGAG TTTAATGGCGTCCAGGTCAGTAACCTTTTTTCTTCACCTTCTTATTTCACttgtgaagaagaagaagaagaagaagaagacgacgacgacgacgacgacgacgacgacgacgacgacgacgaagaagaagaagaagaagaagaagaagacgatgCATTACCTCGTCCCAATCTGCCTCTTTACAGTTTCAGTTCTGAGCTCCAAACGCCAGTCTTTCAAACGAGAAAGCTCAAAGATAGTGAATCACAGACGATTGACACCCCCTTGCCAAATGTTACTGATCACATAGGTTCCTGGGCATTCCAACCGAACAGATTGGACCAGTCTGTAGCATTGTCACACGGCGATGCAGTAAATTGCTCCTCGTGTCCCTTACACTGCCCTCGTACCTGTCACGAGACTCAAGGTGTTTTTCCACAGCTCAACACTTTTCGTGAGAAACAGCGCCCAGGCGTCATTATGGTCCCTGTGAGTCGCAACAACATAGACGAATCAGTGGTCACCCATGTACCCTTACAG CCCGGAGATGACTCTGATGAGAGAGAACAGAGGTATTTTCGCAAGACCATGGACAAGACAAAGACAAGATACGCTCTTACTGAATCTGAGTGGGAAAATATGGCTATCAGGAATTTCCCAGGCGGAGGGCGTTTGCTGGGTGGGGACTGGACAAGGATCTTCCACTCTAAACTGAAACAGAGCAACCCATGGTGCAATATACGCTTCAGGAATAATCACGTGAGGTCGAAAAACTCGCGTAAGTGGCAATCAGCGCCGTTCTTCCGAGGATCTGGGGAATGTAAGCGCCCTGAGTGTGGCATTAAGTTGAAATTCTTCATCCAGGAGGAGAAAGGAAAGTATCTTGAAGTCGAGTATATTGGCGATGTTTGCCACAAATCTAGTCTGTGA